One Thalassotalea hakodatensis DNA segment encodes these proteins:
- the hpf gene encoding ribosome hibernation-promoting factor, HPF/YfiA family, whose translation MKITISGHHVKITQAIKQAIENKLTKVANHFPDIMAIESVVKVEPNQQQIEVITQYEGQKISVRAASKELYKAIAEAAKKLEAALKHRKGTLQKKQHKKYRVPQSDMFQPS comes from the coding sequence ATGAAAATAACAATTTCAGGTCATCATGTAAAAATTACCCAAGCAATCAAACAAGCAATTGAGAATAAATTAACTAAAGTCGCGAATCACTTCCCAGATATTATGGCGATTGAATCGGTAGTGAAAGTTGAACCGAATCAACAACAAATCGAAGTGATCACCCAGTATGAAGGGCAGAAAATATCAGTTCGCGCTGCCAGTAAAGAATTGTACAAAGCTATTGCAGAAGCAGCTAAAAAGCTTGAAGCAGCATTGAAGCACAGAAAGGGAACATTGCAGAAGAAACAACATAAGAAGTATCGAGTACCTCAATCGGATATGTTTCAACCAAGTTAA
- a CDS encoding DUF3545 family protein, whose amino-acid sequence MNTSDYRNFDYVEFDELDVHEVKAKVKTRKRKWREIENIKEVRRLRKELAQYDSYEL is encoded by the coding sequence ATGAATACATCAGATTATAGAAATTTTGACTATGTTGAATTCGACGAATTAGACGTTCATGAGGTGAAAGCAAAAGTAAAAACCCGCAAACGTAAATGGCGAGAAATTGAAAATATTAAAGAAGTTCGCAGGTTACGTAAGGAATTAGCACAATATGATAGCTATGAACTTTAA
- a CDS encoding HDOD domain-containing protein → MRTSVDQYVAQAQELCVLPDVYMTLKRLIADESSTLDDIAQVLSLEPAIASKLLKIANSPMFGFPREVVSIDRALMILGIKEVENLVDAYGVTAAFSGIDPNIADMDRFWEISVDCALLTQFFAKQLKMPSEKSLFLSGLFHNIGALVLVHLAPKQVKYSEGYHQGETPWERQKDVLGFTYSQLSAALLTSWQLPSVIVEPIAQYADAYQNELSNEASLLFITTRLALINSHPGMYAKKTFLGNHLLQELGLTAQDVDSGLQYCNQQGVEILSVLGHI, encoded by the coding sequence ATGAGAACTAGTGTTGATCAATATGTGGCACAAGCACAAGAGTTATGTGTGTTACCAGATGTTTACATGACGCTTAAAAGGCTGATTGCGGATGAAAGCTCAACATTAGACGATATTGCTCAAGTATTGTCTCTTGAACCGGCCATTGCTTCAAAATTATTAAAAATAGCAAATAGCCCCATGTTCGGTTTTCCCCGTGAAGTGGTTTCAATCGATCGTGCCTTAATGATATTAGGGATTAAAGAAGTAGAAAACTTAGTTGATGCTTATGGGGTAACGGCTGCATTTTCTGGTATTGATCCCAACATCGCAGACATGGATAGGTTTTGGGAGATCAGCGTTGATTGTGCGTTATTAACCCAGTTTTTTGCTAAACAACTTAAAATGCCTAGCGAAAAAAGTTTATTTCTATCAGGGCTATTTCATAATATAGGCGCATTAGTATTAGTACATTTAGCGCCAAAGCAAGTTAAATACAGCGAAGGTTACCACCAAGGAGAAACGCCTTGGGAGCGACAAAAAGATGTATTGGGCTTTACGTATTCACAATTAAGTGCCGCGTTGTTAACCTCGTGGCAGTTACCGTCAGTTATCGTTGAGCCTATCGCACAGTATGCTGATGCTTATCAGAATGAATTATCTAATGAAGCAAGTTTGTTGTTTATTACCACACGTTTAGCGTTAATTAATTCGCATCCTGGCATGTATGCAAAGAAAACATTTTTAGGAAATCATCTTTTGCAGGAACTTGGTTTGACGGCCCAAGATGTCGATTCTGGATTACAATATTGTAATCAACAAGGTGTGGAAATTTTATCGGTGTTAGGTCACATTTAA
- a CDS encoding DUF808 domain-containing protein — protein MPGVNLLALIDDIATVLDDVAVLSKVAAKKTAGVLGDDLALNAQQVSGVKAQRELPVVWAVTKGSFVNKLILVPAALLISAIYPPLITILMVLGGLYLCFEGAEKVTHKFLQSKEEKAKYHQEVLDKLTQNNVDLVQLEKDKIKGAIRTDFILSAEIVVIVLGSVKEASFETQIAVLSSLAIAFTVGVYGLVAGIVKLDDLGLYLLKKSKSGGFNQLQRTCGRGLLIFAPLLMKLLSVVGTLAMFLVGGGILVHSIAFLHDISISITHYVTALLGNSWATIISVVHDGVVGLIAGLMILVLMTVFAKVKNKLKHY, from the coding sequence GTGCCAGGGGTAAACTTACTCGCGTTAATCGATGATATCGCCACTGTATTAGACGATGTTGCTGTACTTTCAAAGGTTGCAGCTAAGAAAACAGCTGGTGTTTTGGGGGATGATCTTGCGTTAAATGCTCAACAAGTCTCTGGTGTAAAAGCACAGCGGGAATTACCTGTGGTGTGGGCGGTTACGAAAGGCTCTTTTGTTAATAAATTAATTTTAGTACCTGCCGCGTTGCTAATTAGCGCTATTTATCCACCTTTAATTACTATTTTAATGGTACTGGGCGGTTTGTATTTGTGCTTTGAGGGGGCAGAAAAAGTTACCCATAAATTTCTACAAAGCAAAGAAGAAAAAGCAAAATATCATCAAGAAGTACTGGATAAGTTAACGCAAAATAACGTTGATTTAGTGCAATTAGAAAAAGATAAAATTAAAGGTGCCATTAGAACAGACTTTATTCTATCAGCTGAAATTGTGGTTATTGTGTTGGGGTCAGTCAAAGAAGCAAGCTTTGAAACACAAATTGCGGTGCTCAGTAGTTTAGCTATCGCATTTACTGTTGGTGTTTATGGTTTAGTAGCAGGCATTGTTAAGCTAGATGACCTAGGATTATATTTATTGAAGAAATCTAAGTCAGGTGGTTTCAATCAATTGCAGCGAACTTGCGGGCGGGGGTTATTAATATTTGCGCCTTTATTGATGAAATTGTTATCGGTGGTAGGCACATTAGCGATGTTCTTAGTTGGCGGCGGTATACTTGTTCATAGCATTGCGTTTTTACATGATATTTCAATCAGTATCACTCACTACGTAACGGCTTTATTGGGTAATAGTTGGGCAACAATAATCAGTGTGGTGCATGATGGTGTTGTTGGTTTAATTGCAGGGTTAATGATTTTAGTGCTAATGACAGTATTTGCCAAAGTCAAAAATAAACTTAAGCACTATTAG
- a CDS encoding ExeM/NucH family extracellular endonuclease, with protein MKKIPLLVLSALLTSTASADIIISEYVEGSSYNKAIELFNTSAQSVDLSQYQLALYFNGKTTAGNTINLSGTIAANSTFVIAHRDIDSSVATQLTTGSLLFNGDDAIVLKKANTIIDSIGKIGQDPGSQWGSALTSTKDNTLVRKSSISSGDTNPNDDFNPAGQWIGFAKNTLDSLGSHQFDGSTDNGDPGDGDNGSGDGDGGDGDGGDSPATSNCGDTYTSIANIQGSSNSTPLSGHTVWTEGIVTHTLQHTGYKGFFIQSADLEADNNAMTSEGVFVYHQADTVAVGDNIRLHAKVSEYNNLTQLSTVTELQVCQTAVSLPAAQLVTLPLDATQREALEGMRVTIKDAVITDTYNYGRYGQFEVASERLYTPTQVSEPGASANQLAIENAEKSILVDDGDTAQNPETLPAPTPELSAINSLRSGDTIPTLTGILSFHFTNYQILPTTPLATQTTNARQQTPTITNVGNLRVASFNVLNYFNGNGLGGGFPTARGAKTEAEFVRQRDKIIAAIATINADIIGLMEIENDGYGAQSAIADLTQGINAYFNDNVYQFVAPAESQMGSDAIAVGILYKANSVTPVEAAKVLNSQNSAKDENGQVLFLSNKNRPVVTQLFKHQASEQEIVIAVNHLKSKGSHCNSLNDYDNNDGQGNCNLTRTRAAKALGLFLNKEYVELPTLVIGDLNAYLKEDPIVALANAGFDDLFTTLNKVDAYSYIFDGQLGQLDHALANQALAQHVVDVVTWPINADEPRVLDYSMQYQNATHHAKYYAPDAFRSSDHDPIIVEISLTQDSMFGDLDQDSDVDTQDITLFLTLSASNELTDLAYDFNNDKQLNRRDVRGYMQLCTRARCATE; from the coding sequence ATGAAAAAAATACCTTTATTAGTCTTATCTGCATTGCTCACCAGTACAGCATCGGCAGATATCATAATTTCAGAATACGTTGAGGGAAGTAGTTACAACAAAGCGATTGAGCTATTTAATACCAGCGCTCAAAGCGTCGATCTCTCTCAATATCAACTTGCCTTATACTTTAATGGTAAAACGACAGCAGGAAACACCATTAACTTAAGCGGCACCATAGCCGCTAATAGTACTTTCGTGATTGCACATCGTGACATTGATAGCAGTGTTGCAACCCAGTTAACAACAGGCAGTTTACTGTTTAACGGTGATGATGCTATCGTGTTAAAGAAAGCAAATACGATTATTGATTCAATAGGAAAAATCGGCCAAGACCCTGGTAGCCAATGGGGTAGCGCATTAACAAGTACAAAAGACAATACCTTAGTGCGTAAATCTTCTATCAGCAGTGGCGATACAAACCCAAATGATGACTTTAACCCCGCAGGCCAATGGATAGGCTTTGCAAAGAATACCCTTGATTCATTAGGCTCTCATCAGTTTGACGGTTCAACGGATAATGGAGACCCTGGTGACGGTGACAATGGTTCAGGTGATGGTGATGGTGGTGATGGTGATGGTGGAGATTCTCCAGCAACCAGCAACTGTGGTGATACATATACTAGCATAGCAAATATTCAAGGAAGTAGTAACAGTACCCCATTATCAGGGCATACAGTGTGGACAGAAGGTATTGTCACTCATACTCTTCAGCATACTGGTTATAAAGGTTTTTTCATTCAAAGCGCTGATCTTGAAGCAGACAATAACGCCATGACTTCAGAAGGTGTATTTGTTTATCACCAAGCTGATACAGTTGCCGTCGGCGATAACATTCGTTTACACGCGAAAGTTAGTGAATATAACAATTTAACGCAACTTTCTACGGTGACTGAGCTACAGGTGTGTCAAACTGCGGTCAGTTTGCCTGCTGCACAATTAGTTACTTTACCCCTTGATGCAACCCAACGAGAAGCACTTGAAGGTATGAGGGTTACCATAAAAGATGCAGTGATCACAGATACCTATAACTATGGCCGCTATGGTCAGTTCGAAGTTGCCTCTGAACGTTTATATACACCAACGCAAGTATCTGAACCTGGCGCTTCGGCCAATCAGTTAGCAATAGAAAACGCTGAAAAATCGATTCTTGTTGATGACGGCGACACGGCACAAAATCCTGAAACGCTGCCCGCACCTACCCCTGAATTAAGTGCCATTAATTCATTACGAAGTGGTGATACAATACCAACATTGACAGGTATCTTGTCATTTCACTTTACTAATTATCAAATCCTACCAACAACACCTCTTGCTACCCAAACCACCAATGCTCGCCAGCAAACGCCTACCATTACTAACGTGGGTAATTTACGAGTTGCAAGCTTTAACGTGCTTAATTACTTTAATGGCAATGGCTTAGGAGGTGGTTTTCCAACCGCTAGAGGTGCTAAAACCGAAGCGGAGTTTGTGCGTCAGCGTGATAAAATTATTGCTGCCATTGCAACCATTAACGCTGATATTATCGGTTTAATGGAAATAGAAAACGACGGATACGGCGCACAATCAGCCATTGCCGATCTTACTCAAGGGATAAACGCTTACTTTAATGATAACGTTTATCAGTTTGTTGCTCCTGCGGAAAGTCAAATGGGAAGTGATGCAATAGCCGTTGGCATACTTTATAAAGCGAATTCAGTGACACCTGTTGAGGCTGCTAAAGTATTAAATAGCCAAAACTCTGCTAAAGATGAAAATGGCCAAGTACTATTCTTATCAAACAAGAACCGCCCTGTTGTAACACAGTTATTTAAACATCAAGCGTCTGAACAAGAAATTGTGATTGCGGTTAATCATTTAAAATCGAAAGGTAGTCACTGCAACAGCCTTAACGACTATGATAACAATGATGGGCAAGGTAACTGTAACTTAACGCGTACACGAGCCGCTAAAGCACTTGGCTTGTTCTTAAATAAAGAATATGTCGAGCTGCCCACCCTCGTTATTGGCGATTTAAACGCCTATTTAAAAGAAGATCCTATTGTTGCGTTAGCAAATGCCGGCTTTGATGACTTATTTACTACCTTAAATAAAGTGGATGCCTATAGTTATATCTTTGATGGACAACTCGGCCAATTAGATCACGCGTTAGCTAATCAAGCTTTAGCACAGCATGTGGTAGATGTTGTCACTTGGCCTATAAACGCCGATGAACCTCGCGTACTTGATTACAGCATGCAATATCAAAACGCGACACATCACGCAAAATACTACGCCCCTGATGCATTCCGTTCATCAGACCACGACCCTATTATTGTCGAAATTTCGTTAACACAAGACAGTATGTTTGGAGATTTAGATCAAGATTCTGATGTAGATACCCAAGACATCACGCTGTTTTTAACATTATCAGCATCAAATGAATTAACCGATTTAGCTTACGACTTTAATAACGACAAACAACTCAACCGCCGAGATGTTCGCGGTTACATGCAACTGTGTACTCGTGCTCGATGCGCTACTGAATAA
- the efpL gene encoding elongation factor P-like protein EfpL, whose protein sequence is MPKASDVKKNQAIEHNGGVFIIKDIERSVPQGRAGGSLYRMRMYDVVTGGKVDETFKDSDMLNYADLIRRPVMFSYIDGEEYVFMDNEDYTPYNLNKASISDEVLFINESTQGVQVILVDGSPVGIDLPSSVELAVLETDPSIKGASATSRTKPATLSTGLIIQVPEHISTGDIVKINTDEKKFMGRGDK, encoded by the coding sequence ATGCCAAAGGCAAGTGATGTAAAGAAAAACCAAGCTATTGAGCACAATGGCGGTGTATTTATTATAAAAGATATTGAACGTTCAGTGCCACAGGGCAGAGCAGGTGGAAGTTTGTATCGCATGCGTATGTACGATGTGGTGACAGGCGGTAAAGTCGATGAAACGTTTAAAGATTCAGATATGCTGAACTATGCGGACTTAATTCGACGACCTGTCATGTTTTCTTATATTGATGGTGAAGAGTATGTGTTTATGGATAACGAAGATTACACACCATACAACCTAAATAAAGCATCTATTAGCGACGAAGTACTGTTTATCAATGAATCTACTCAAGGTGTTCAGGTAATTTTAGTGGATGGTTCTCCAGTAGGTATCGACTTACCCTCAAGCGTTGAGTTAGCCGTATTAGAAACTGATCCTTCCATTAAAGGGGCGTCTGCGACATCAAGAACGAAGCCCGCTACACTTTCAACGGGGTTAATTATTCAAGTGCCTGAACATATTTCAACGGGTGATATCGTAAAAATTAACACCGATGAGAAAAAGTTTATGGGGCGTGGTGATAAGTAA
- a CDS encoding M14 family metallopeptidase, with the protein MQNETLYPIGKPGIKWGPAEKAQWREKQQIKRSYQQEVVSKINQLTDHFTVKQYGALPYNEEAYPLLALVSKAYTNNKPTVLVTGGVHGYETSGVHGALLFAEQFAENFHEQVNFIIAPCVSPWGYETINRWNPLAIDPNRSFYQPSPAPESEKLMSFIDELGVELLAHFDLHETTDTDNSEFRPALAARDATVHDNWNIPDGFYLVANTAKPQPAFQKAIIDAVAKITHIAPADDENRLIGETIEQFGVINYDARPLGLCMGFSDAKYVTTTEVYPDSPKVDTDNCNLAQATVINAGLAYILANNSYND; encoded by the coding sequence ATGCAAAACGAAACTCTCTACCCCATTGGCAAGCCCGGTATTAAATGGGGGCCAGCAGAAAAAGCCCAATGGCGTGAAAAACAACAAATAAAACGAAGTTATCAACAAGAAGTGGTCAGTAAAATAAACCAATTAACCGATCATTTTACCGTTAAACAGTACGGTGCCTTACCTTATAACGAAGAAGCTTATCCTTTGTTAGCGTTAGTTTCTAAAGCCTATACTAACAACAAACCAACGGTGCTGGTGACTGGTGGTGTTCACGGCTACGAAACAAGTGGTGTGCATGGTGCTTTATTGTTTGCAGAACAATTTGCCGAAAACTTTCATGAACAGGTCAACTTTATCATTGCGCCTTGTGTTAGTCCGTGGGGGTATGAAACGATTAATCGCTGGAACCCTTTAGCGATTGATCCAAACCGTTCTTTTTATCAACCAAGCCCTGCGCCAGAATCTGAAAAGTTAATGTCGTTCATTGATGAGTTAGGCGTTGAGCTACTAGCGCATTTTGATTTACACGAAACCACTGATACCGATAACTCAGAATTTAGACCTGCGCTTGCCGCGAGAGATGCAACGGTACATGATAATTGGAATATCCCTGACGGCTTTTACCTTGTTGCTAACACAGCTAAACCACAACCTGCTTTTCAAAAAGCGATAATAGATGCCGTTGCTAAAATAACGCATATTGCTCCCGCTGATGATGAAAATAGATTAATTGGCGAAACGATAGAACAGTTCGGAGTAATCAATTATGACGCTAGACCACTTGGTTTATGTATGGGCTTTAGTGACGCAAAATATGTAACCACAACAGAAGTTTACCCAGACAGCCCTAAGGTTGATACTGATAATTGTAATTTAGCACAAGCAACGGTGATTAATGCTGGTTTGGCATATATTCTCGCTAACAATAGTTATAATGATTAA
- a CDS encoding c-type cytochrome has protein sequence MYKQILFLLTLSTMLSKVIIAQEYETIEPPRKLTAKQAEIAEKNYLQYCALCHGKDRQGHVNDHAPSLKSASLFQSGVPHAILRPMSYGRTGTPMGGYLDEVGGPMTLEETWNLTYWLFEKSGVDRVKLSTNPVQGDIKKGERVYQKECSTCHGINGEGITAPALGNPSALAHNTDEFIRYAIRHGRKNTPMKAYQGILPEQSINDITAFLRNKASGWQDNKPVLKQLPTPAEYVVNPEGEHPNFTLKDDQYVMAEDLYKALEKKQKMVLFDTRVTSVWQTAHIKGSVPLPYYADLDAMIADIPTDVQIVAYCSCPRAAADHVVNKLRHKGFTKTAVLWEGIFGWMHLGFPVTRGDLSTLD, from the coding sequence ATGTATAAGCAAATACTGTTTCTTCTCACCCTCTCTACAATGTTGAGTAAGGTTATTATTGCTCAAGAGTATGAGACCATTGAACCACCAAGAAAATTAACAGCAAAACAAGCTGAAATAGCAGAGAAAAACTATCTTCAATATTGTGCTTTATGTCACGGTAAAGACAGACAAGGCCATGTGAACGACCATGCACCTTCATTAAAAAGCGCCAGTCTATTTCAGTCTGGTGTGCCTCATGCCATTTTAAGGCCAATGTCATATGGTCGAACTGGCACTCCAATGGGCGGCTATTTAGATGAGGTTGGTGGCCCTATGACATTAGAAGAAACATGGAACTTAACCTATTGGTTATTCGAAAAATCAGGCGTTGATCGGGTTAAATTGTCAACGAACCCTGTGCAAGGTGATATTAAAAAAGGCGAACGAGTCTATCAAAAAGAATGTTCAACTTGTCATGGCATCAACGGCGAAGGTATAACAGCTCCAGCTTTAGGAAATCCTTCAGCGCTAGCACACAACACCGATGAATTCATTCGTTATGCTATTCGACATGGTAGGAAAAATACCCCAATGAAAGCTTATCAAGGGATTTTACCAGAGCAATCAATTAACGATATTACCGCTTTTTTACGCAACAAAGCCAGTGGCTGGCAAGATAATAAGCCAGTATTAAAACAACTACCAACGCCTGCAGAATATGTGGTAAACCCTGAGGGTGAACACCCAAATTTCACGCTTAAAGATGATCAATATGTGATGGCTGAAGACCTATATAAAGCCTTAGAAAAAAAACAGAAAATGGTATTATTTGATACTCGTGTAACCTCGGTATGGCAAACCGCTCATATTAAAGGTTCCGTGCCATTACCTTATTATGCAGATCTTGATGCTATGATTGCAGACATCCCTACAGACGTTCAAATTGTTGCTTATTGTTCATGCCCGCGTGCTGCCGCTGATCATGTAGTCAATAAATTACGACATAAAGGTTTTACAAAAACAGCCGTTTTGTGGGAAGGTATTTTTGGTTGGATGCACCTTGGCTTCCCTGTCACTCGTGGTGATTTATCCACCCTTGATTAA
- a CDS encoding aldo/keto reductase — MKYVRLGSSSLEVSNVCLGTMTWGKQNIQQDANEQLDYAQYHGVNFIDTAEMYAVPPTADTYGKTERIIGHYLQANPSRRENLVIATKAAGPGLSYIRGGSEITRKAVIQAVDDSLKRLSTDHIDLYQLHWPNYTSPHFAKHWPNMVDYTDVNATEEIEKMHDILQGLADCVAAGKIRYCGLSNDTPWGINQYVKLSEQHNLPRVVSVQNEFNLLHTKDWPYVIENCIHEDIAYLPWSPLASGALTGKYLNGSRPKGSRWTLMQRHGLFRDTAAVESAVQSLSDIAKQINLSPTQLALAWVNQVKGVTSTIIGATSMAQLEENIAAFELSLNETTLNQIDQWLKTYPSPY, encoded by the coding sequence ATGAAGTATGTTCGGTTAGGTAGTAGTTCATTAGAAGTATCAAATGTTTGTTTAGGTACCATGACATGGGGTAAACAAAATATACAACAAGACGCCAATGAACAACTAGACTACGCGCAATATCACGGAGTGAATTTTATCGACACCGCCGAAATGTACGCAGTACCACCTACCGCTGACACTTATGGTAAAACTGAACGTATTATTGGTCATTATTTACAAGCTAATCCTTCACGCCGAGAAAATTTAGTCATTGCTACAAAAGCGGCTGGCCCTGGACTTTCATACATACGGGGTGGCTCAGAGATAACACGGAAAGCGGTTATTCAAGCAGTTGATGATTCACTTAAGCGCTTAAGCACCGATCATATTGATCTATATCAGTTACATTGGCCGAATTACACCTCTCCTCACTTTGCTAAACATTGGCCAAATATGGTTGATTACACTGACGTGAACGCGACTGAAGAAATTGAGAAAATGCATGACATTCTGCAAGGGTTAGCCGACTGTGTTGCCGCAGGAAAAATTCGCTATTGCGGTTTATCAAATGATACACCTTGGGGAATAAATCAATATGTCAAACTAAGCGAGCAGCACAATTTACCGCGAGTTGTTTCAGTACAAAATGAATTTAATTTACTTCATACCAAAGATTGGCCGTATGTAATCGAAAACTGTATCCACGAAGATATTGCCTATTTACCTTGGTCACCATTAGCTTCTGGCGCGCTAACAGGTAAATACTTAAACGGAAGTAGACCAAAAGGTAGTAGATGGACCTTAATGCAAAGACATGGATTGTTTAGAGATACTGCGGCCGTTGAAAGCGCAGTTCAAAGCCTCAGCGATATTGCTAAGCAAATAAACCTTTCGCCAACTCAACTAGCGCTCGCGTGGGTAAATCAAGTAAAAGGGGTTACTTCAACCATTATTGGTGCAACCAGTATGGCGCAATTAGAAGAGAATATTGCTGCGTTCGAACTTTCATTAAATGAGACAACACTTAATCAGATAGATCAGTGGTTAAAAACCTACCCATCACCCTATTAG